Proteins encoded together in one Rhizobacter sp. J219 window:
- a CDS encoding cytochrome c-type biogenesis protein, translating to MSARHFFVALSLALAAGALPAKDAAPLAEDPAVEARLVHISEELRCLVCQNESLAGSRADLALDLKREIRTLIKQGKTDQEIRDFLVSRYGDFVLYRPPVKPTTWLLWGGPFVLMLGGLAALIAFLRRRKPAEAVLTPEEQRRAEALLNDKREPLASQKGDS from the coding sequence ATGAGCGCCAGACACTTTTTCGTGGCGCTCTCGCTGGCGCTGGCTGCAGGCGCCCTGCCCGCCAAGGACGCTGCCCCGCTCGCAGAAGACCCGGCGGTCGAAGCGCGCCTGGTGCACATCAGCGAAGAGTTGCGCTGCCTGGTCTGCCAGAACGAATCGCTTGCCGGCTCGCGCGCCGACCTGGCGCTCGACCTCAAGCGCGAGATCCGCACCCTCATCAAACAAGGCAAGACCGACCAGGAGATCCGCGACTTCCTGGTCAGCCGCTACGGCGATTTCGTGCTCTACCGTCCGCCCGTCAAACCGACGACCTGGCTGCTGTGGGGCGGGCCCTTCGTGCTGATGCTGGGCGGCTTGGCGGCGCTGATCGCCTTCCTGCGCCGCCGCAAACCCGCCGAGGCGGTCCTCACCCCCGAAGAACAACGCAGGGCCGAGGCCCTGCTCAATGACAAGCGCGAGCCGCTGGCCTCGCAAAAGGGAGACTCTTGA
- the ccmI gene encoding c-type cytochrome biogenesis protein CcmI codes for MGGFVLAAAVLVVATLVVLLRPWNRSPKTTTGSTGEVNAGVYRDQLAELDRDLAAGTISAEDHAQARAELQRRLIDDVSATDTPAAASAGMKRTSWLLVLVIPLGAAGLYGWLGTPAALDPLVTQAPTQQNVEKMVADLAARMEKNPDPRGFVVLARSYRAMGRLPEAEAAFNRIGPVLQENATLLAEYADVLATRAMGNFDGKPMEVLNQALKLEPENPMALSLAATAAYNRNDFAQAIARWEQLLRILPPDTDDARWLTDAIAKTREQMAGAGGAKPAAPTATTTPAKPSTAAAAGTSVSGRVSLSPTLAAKVQPGDTVFIFARNPQGSRLPLAVQRTQVSALPFSFKLDDSMAMSPEAKLSGASEVRIEARVSRSGNATPQSGDLIGASATVKPGAAGVDVLIDQVRP; via the coding sequence ATGGGCGGATTCGTCCTGGCCGCGGCCGTGCTGGTCGTGGCCACCCTGGTGGTGCTGCTGCGCCCGTGGAACCGCAGCCCCAAAACCACCACCGGCAGCACGGGCGAGGTCAACGCCGGCGTCTACCGCGACCAGCTCGCCGAACTCGACCGCGATCTCGCCGCCGGCACGATCAGCGCCGAAGACCACGCCCAGGCCCGCGCCGAACTGCAGCGCCGCCTAATCGACGACGTGTCGGCGACCGACACTCCGGCCGCCGCAAGCGCCGGCATGAAGCGCACCTCGTGGCTGCTCGTGCTCGTGATCCCGCTCGGCGCCGCCGGGCTTTACGGCTGGCTCGGCACGCCGGCCGCGCTCGACCCGCTCGTCACGCAGGCGCCGACGCAGCAGAACGTCGAGAAGATGGTCGCGGACCTGGCCGCGCGCATGGAGAAGAACCCCGACCCGCGCGGCTTCGTCGTGCTGGCGCGCAGCTACCGCGCGATGGGCCGCCTGCCCGAGGCCGAAGCCGCGTTCAACCGCATCGGCCCGGTCCTGCAGGAAAACGCCACGCTGCTCGCTGAATACGCCGACGTGCTCGCCACCCGCGCGATGGGCAACTTCGACGGCAAGCCGATGGAGGTGCTGAACCAGGCGCTGAAGCTCGAGCCCGAGAACCCGATGGCGCTCTCGCTCGCCGCGACCGCGGCCTACAACCGCAACGACTTCGCCCAGGCGATCGCGCGCTGGGAACAGCTGCTGCGGATCCTGCCGCCCGATACCGACGACGCACGCTGGCTCACCGACGCCATCGCCAAGACGCGCGAGCAGATGGCCGGTGCCGGCGGTGCCAAGCCGGCGGCGCCCACTGCGACCACCACGCCGGCCAAACCGAGCACCGCCGCCGCGGCAGGCACCAGCGTGAGCGGCCGCGTGAGCCTCTCCCCCACGCTTGCGGCCAAGGTCCAACCGGGCGACACCGTCTTCATCTTCGCCCGCAACCCGCAAGGCTCGCGCCTGCCGCTGGCGGTACAGCGCACGCAGGTGTCGGCCCTGCCGTTCAGCTTCAAGCTCGACGACAGCATGGCCATGAGCCCCGAGGCGAAGCTCTCCGGCGCCAGCGAAGTGCGCATCGAAGCGCGTGTCTCGCGCAGCGGCAACGCGACGCCGCAGTCGGGCGATCTCATCGGCGCGAGCGCCACGGTGAAGCCGGGTGCGGCCGGCGTCGACGTGCTCATCGACCAGGTGCGGCCGTGA
- a CDS encoding DsbE family thiol:disulfide interchange protein has protein sequence MKKRYLLIPLALFMVLAVFLAIGLNRDPREVPSPLVGKPAPAFTLPQLHKEGSFSPKDMAGKVWLLNVWASWCVSCRIEHPVLVDLAKRKIAPIVGLDYKDQRPEALAWLARHGDPYELSAVDADGRVGIDYGVYGVPETYVIDKAGVIRFKQIGPVTPEVLQKKILPLIEELQK, from the coding sequence ATGAAGAAGCGCTACCTGCTGATCCCGCTGGCGCTCTTCATGGTGCTGGCGGTCTTTCTCGCGATCGGCCTCAACCGCGACCCGCGCGAGGTGCCCTCGCCACTGGTCGGCAAGCCCGCACCGGCCTTCACCCTGCCGCAGCTGCACAAGGAAGGCAGCTTCAGCCCGAAAGACATGGCCGGCAAGGTCTGGCTGCTCAACGTGTGGGCGTCTTGGTGCGTGTCGTGTCGCATCGAGCACCCGGTGCTGGTCGACCTCGCCAAGCGCAAGATCGCCCCGATCGTCGGCCTCGACTACAAGGACCAGCGCCCCGAGGCGCTCGCCTGGCTCGCTCGCCACGGCGACCCGTACGAGCTGTCGGCGGTCGACGCCGATGGCCGCGTGGGCATCGACTACGGCGTCTACGGCGTGCCCGAGACCTACGTGATCGACAAGGCCGGCGTGATCCGCTTCAAGCAGATCGGCCCCGTCACCCCCGAGGTGCTGCAGAAGAAGATCCTGCCCCTCATCGAAGAGCTGCAGAAATGA